The proteins below are encoded in one region of Akkermansiaceae bacterium:
- a CDS encoding DUF2868 domain-containing protein yields the protein MNPVRKKSGWSLADLVDFEALLGNIKPWKQAWRAGVREEVESAAPGTEKARRRLGLRWMLEDVRGEVSIGARVTASARMLSVVIAVVMFLIGVGVVRGLLTEFTYVEWQLVAAPEGTVATRVDDPVALEHVTAKARGYNVWILLAVTLGLQWCFLLAGVSGYWLWRKWSGSLTIFESGIEWLVRKASGGRMDSAVWTQLKRRVSGGRSVLAWRLTRLLQAGGVGYNVGLLVGLFGCLWFLNVGYYWETSLPQFGQESLNQVTRVMSWPTGEHLPGERTVEMTRLGAKPDLYRFFAGLAHSVSPRQQANLDWSIFFFVSLVIYGLLPRLLMWFGAWWMERRVLAGLDFQESHHRSLWREATNVERGEVKSGQADGVVILDVGGLEIETGELRPYCLQKLRVNPEARYSLGTLDEEGEVKALQAARDAAMGVVFLVEGWNLSPKQMAVHHAQVRSAIGADHMIRYLVLGNDEELKQWSAFVDGLRDSEAEVFHFRK from the coding sequence GTGAATCCTGTGAGGAAGAAAAGCGGCTGGAGTCTGGCTGATTTGGTCGATTTCGAAGCCCTGCTGGGAAATATCAAACCATGGAAACAGGCGTGGCGCGCTGGTGTGAGGGAGGAGGTGGAGTCTGCCGCTCCCGGCACCGAAAAAGCGCGCCGCAGGCTGGGGTTGCGATGGATGCTGGAGGATGTGCGGGGTGAGGTGTCGATTGGAGCCAGGGTGACAGCATCCGCCAGAATGCTCAGCGTGGTCATCGCGGTGGTGATGTTTCTGATAGGCGTGGGGGTGGTCCGTGGTTTGCTAACAGAGTTCACCTATGTGGAATGGCAGTTGGTTGCGGCCCCGGAGGGCACCGTGGCTACCCGGGTGGATGACCCGGTGGCACTAGAGCATGTCACGGCAAAGGCGAGGGGATACAACGTATGGATTTTGCTCGCGGTGACACTGGGCTTGCAGTGGTGTTTTCTTCTGGCTGGAGTGTCAGGATACTGGCTGTGGCGGAAATGGTCGGGCTCGCTGACGATCTTTGAAAGTGGCATCGAGTGGTTGGTCAGAAAGGCGAGCGGAGGGAGGATGGATTCCGCCGTCTGGACCCAACTGAAGCGCCGGGTTAGTGGTGGGCGCAGTGTGTTGGCCTGGCGGCTCACCCGATTGTTGCAGGCTGGTGGAGTCGGGTATAACGTGGGTTTGTTAGTCGGCCTGTTCGGGTGCCTTTGGTTTCTGAATGTCGGCTACTACTGGGAGACCTCATTGCCGCAGTTTGGCCAGGAAAGCCTGAACCAGGTGACCCGGGTCATGTCGTGGCCGACGGGTGAGCATTTGCCGGGAGAGCGGACCGTGGAAATGACCCGGCTTGGCGCGAAGCCGGACCTGTACCGGTTTTTCGCAGGATTGGCTCATTCGGTTTCTCCAAGGCAACAGGCAAACCTGGATTGGTCGATCTTCTTTTTTGTATCCCTCGTCATCTATGGACTGTTACCCCGACTGCTGATGTGGTTTGGCGCGTGGTGGATGGAGCGAAGGGTTCTAGCGGGTCTCGATTTCCAGGAATCCCATCACCGCTCGCTATGGAGGGAAGCGACCAACGTTGAGCGGGGCGAAGTAAAATCGGGCCAGGCCGATGGGGTGGTGATCCTTGATGTCGGGGGATTGGAAATAGAGACCGGCGAATTGCGCCCGTATTGCCTGCAGAAGCTCCGCGTCAATCCGGAGGCACGTTACTCACTGGGAACCCTGGACGAGGAAGGTGAGGTGAAAGCGCTGCAAGCTGCCCGCGATGCCGCGATGGGTGTGGTGTTTTTAGTGGAAGGTTGGAATTTGAGTCCGAAACAAATGGCCGTCCATCATGCCCAAGTCCGCTCAGCCATCGGTGCTGATCACATGATACGATACCTCGTGTTAGGAAATGATGAGGAGCTGAAACAATGGTCGGCATTTGTCGATGGCCTCCGGGACAGTGAGGCTGAGGTGTTTCACTTCAGAAAGTAG
- a CDS encoding YdbL family protein: protein MKKPIAMLVAITACFFVGTPASQADNASELKARMEQRLNQVVALKQNGSVGENNLGYLTARKALSGDDAKLVAAENADRKAVYTIIAGKTHSSATTVGKTRAASIRKSAPKGTWVQLADGSWKEM from the coding sequence ATGAAAAAACCAATTGCCATGCTCGTTGCCATCACCGCCTGTTTCTTTGTCGGGACTCCTGCAAGTCAGGCCGACAATGCTTCCGAGCTCAAGGCCCGTATGGAGCAGCGTCTTAACCAGGTGGTTGCGCTGAAGCAAAACGGCTCCGTGGGCGAAAACAACCTCGGCTATCTCACTGCTAGAAAAGCTCTCAGTGGCGATGATGCAAAGCTTGTTGCCGCTGAAAATGCCGACCGCAAAGCAGTCTACACCATCATTGCGGGGAAGACGCATTCGTCCGCCACAACTGTCGGAAAAACACGCGCTGCGAGTATCCGTAAATCGGCTCCCAAGGGTACCTGGGTACAGCTCGCCGATGGGAGCTGGAAGGAGATGTAG
- a CDS encoding YdbH domain-containing protein has protein sequence MIRQKIADAGLDQSELRVADVGWRSAVIEDVSVGEGMWSMQVRRLEVKYDATDLLSGTIEGIRLIDAKVVIDLSTEESHSAPEEAGQQDESVEPDAKAYWYKTVVDALNQIGEVHAEDVDVWLKRDGREWRSELDLTIDDGDKGHPTVHLETESFILHSLLQTFSESAEWKCDAKVVDTNKFIDLIELAVGYEGALLPEGISLDGATLKHTMRAQGDKVLPFEIDGLLSGVKYDGGDKPVSMTCDRELLMSLIVQPTGTGEVQFSGKLDRVSLPLDPSADFELKLKPDTLPDLAVRVVWGEQATRVEGGVKDMKLIGAYNGRAVDLDDINLDFEMVGGELIVRGGLTNEGIKVPVKYAHGIKEETGKWMMNGEIIVGPFDHDRNLPMLSAVADVFDHVAVIGSSRALVQFSTGSHKPFEGSLSAKLTDAEVSVEGGKVKASGVNGVFNLHIIPLPDDDPERKDPSYYTFDFTTKELSVASKDALDFDLHHQAETPVRISGKGNLGSSETLLTGDVKGLTLHGEKENHTLDLENTAWGFELKGDRLVASGSTVMAGNKIPFSYQHNQKEVDGGWELDGTFEIKEAELKEPVDNAVMFVDAMAGNKLGGKVSMKMDFSMGSEKDFDGVFVAAIDKGTLTMADEGPVIEGLKGDVRLESMKQKSTKGFHRVTATRIKAFDMEMKNLRLDYQLLPDGDIKLRNIVVNALGGEVWLDPFTLPGGDEDYQFKVRAKRLDIAELAKLFPDFNGAITGRIDGLLPMESVGGDIRPGKGGMYLTPRTKGRLRYDAGDRFSAGLNPKSEEYKRMKMLEDSLRNLDLEVLSIRLFDPQDQDKAIVLILRGQAHHVPGSPPIHLNINGFKPDDDTVDFFDLLLKHRDRLDFGL, from the coding sequence ATGATCCGACAAAAGATTGCAGACGCCGGACTGGATCAAAGCGAACTTCGTGTGGCAGACGTTGGCTGGCGAAGTGCTGTGATCGAGGATGTTTCCGTAGGCGAAGGTATGTGGTCGATGCAGGTGAGACGTCTGGAGGTGAAATATGACGCAACCGACCTCCTTAGTGGAACAATCGAAGGTATCAGGTTGATTGATGCTAAGGTGGTCATCGATTTATCGACCGAAGAATCTCATTCTGCGCCAGAAGAAGCCGGTCAGCAAGATGAGTCGGTTGAACCCGATGCCAAAGCTTACTGGTATAAAACGGTGGTCGATGCTCTGAATCAGATTGGTGAAGTGCATGCGGAAGACGTTGATGTATGGCTCAAGAGGGATGGCAGGGAATGGCGAAGCGAGCTTGATCTCACGATTGATGATGGGGATAAGGGTCATCCCACGGTGCACCTTGAGACGGAGAGTTTTATTTTGCACTCCTTGCTGCAAACATTCTCGGAATCGGCTGAGTGGAAATGCGATGCAAAGGTGGTGGATACTAACAAATTTATCGATTTGATCGAATTGGCGGTGGGTTACGAGGGAGCGTTGCTGCCAGAAGGAATATCGTTGGATGGGGCGACACTGAAGCACACCATGCGTGCCCAAGGAGACAAGGTTTTGCCATTTGAAATTGATGGCCTGCTGAGCGGTGTGAAATATGACGGGGGAGATAAGCCTGTGAGTATGACCTGCGATAGGGAGCTGCTGATGTCTTTGATCGTTCAGCCGACAGGAACGGGCGAAGTTCAGTTTTCTGGTAAACTTGATAGGGTGTCACTGCCATTGGACCCGTCAGCTGATTTTGAACTGAAACTGAAACCTGATACACTTCCTGATTTGGCAGTGCGCGTGGTTTGGGGTGAGCAAGCAACTCGGGTAGAAGGCGGGGTGAAGGATATGAAGTTGATCGGCGCCTATAACGGTCGGGCTGTTGATCTGGATGATATCAATCTGGATTTTGAAATGGTCGGTGGTGAATTAATCGTTCGAGGCGGGTTGACGAATGAGGGGATTAAAGTGCCTGTGAAGTATGCACACGGAATAAAGGAGGAGACCGGGAAGTGGATGATGAATGGGGAGATAATTGTTGGCCCGTTTGACCACGACCGTAATCTTCCCATGCTGAGTGCTGTGGCGGATGTGTTCGATCATGTTGCTGTGATTGGATCGAGTCGGGCGTTGGTTCAGTTTTCAACAGGATCACACAAGCCGTTTGAAGGTAGCTTGTCTGCAAAATTAACAGACGCCGAAGTCAGCGTGGAAGGGGGGAAGGTGAAAGCGTCTGGGGTAAACGGAGTCTTCAATCTCCACATCATCCCGCTACCTGATGATGATCCTGAGCGTAAAGATCCAAGTTATTACACTTTCGATTTTACGACTAAAGAACTGAGTGTTGCGAGCAAGGATGCGCTGGATTTCGATTTGCACCATCAGGCTGAAACCCCGGTGCGGATTTCAGGGAAAGGGAATTTGGGTTCGAGCGAAACCTTGCTTACCGGAGACGTCAAGGGGCTGACTCTCCATGGCGAAAAGGAAAATCATACACTGGACCTCGAAAACACGGCATGGGGATTCGAGCTGAAGGGGGACAGGCTGGTTGCCTCCGGTTCTACGGTGATGGCAGGGAACAAGATTCCATTTTCCTATCAACACAACCAGAAGGAGGTCGATGGCGGCTGGGAGCTGGACGGGACATTCGAGATCAAGGAAGCCGAGCTGAAAGAACCTGTCGATAATGCCGTCATGTTTGTCGACGCCATGGCTGGTAACAAACTGGGTGGCAAGGTGTCGATGAAGATGGATTTCAGCATGGGGAGTGAGAAGGATTTCGATGGTGTGTTTGTCGCGGCTATCGATAAAGGAACTTTGACCATGGCCGATGAAGGTCCGGTGATCGAGGGGCTCAAAGGAGATGTTAGGCTCGAATCGATGAAACAAAAATCGACCAAGGGCTTCCATCGGGTCACCGCGACCAGGATCAAGGCCTTTGATATGGAGATGAAAAACCTCCGGCTTGACTACCAGCTGCTACCGGATGGTGATATCAAGCTGCGGAACATCGTGGTGAATGCCCTGGGTGGGGAAGTCTGGCTTGATCCATTTACCCTGCCTGGAGGGGATGAGGATTATCAATTCAAAGTCAGGGCAAAACGATTGGATATTGCGGAGCTGGCCAAACTTTTTCCTGATTTTAATGGGGCGATCACTGGTCGGATCGATGGTTTGCTACCGATGGAAAGCGTGGGCGGAGATATCCGCCCGGGCAAAGGGGGGATGTATCTAACACCACGCACCAAAGGGAGGCTGAGATACGATGCCGGAGACAGGTTCAGCGCGGGGCTGAACCCCAAATCGGAAGAATACAAGAGGATGAAAATGCTCGAGGATTCACTGCGGAACCTTGATCTGGAGGTGCTGAGTATCCGGCTCTTCGATCCGCAGGATCAAGACAAGGCCATTGTCTTGATCCTGCGGGGGCAGGCGCACCATGTGCCGGGATCACCACCGATCCATCTCAATATCAATGGCTTTAAACCGGACGACGACACCGTTGATTTTTTTGATCTGCTGTTAAAACATCGGGATCGGTTGGATTTTGGCCTGTAA
- a CDS encoding GTPase/DUF3482 domain-containing protein encodes MSDRDTRPPAQDVPVFAVVGKVNMGKSSVLATLLEVDDDRIIRISATPGETTQCQVLPLEFDGQECIRFIDTPGFSRPIEAMREIQRIAGHSPPGLEAVKTFVAENKESGEFDDECLLLGPLVDGAGLLYIIDPSKPLRDEFIAEMEILRWTGRRRMALLNAKEDTNDHERAWRDRLGSYFNLVRTFNAHHARFDERRRLLKSLLEIDEEHAGVIGSTIRFLDDEWRQRREESAEVIVDVLEKVMLLRETRVLDERDLEVAHRRERVMDEMAAAYYQRVTTMVKQGVDRLLKIYRHHLVQIDWEEFGFENIDLEAAETWSKWGLSRSQLAWAGGAAGAAAGVAVDVGTGGLTHGAGTLVGTLAGAAAAFFKGNELPDLKVDVRGGVKLQSGEGRKLELGPPKNENFPWIVLDRLLVTFREIQNRAHGRRDKQLLSGGEGMVKQMGASQRSALTKWLTSCAKGEPDRGMEPEVFSLLVATLEEVEQSDELKRDE; translated from the coding sequence ATGAGTGACCGTGATACAAGACCTCCTGCCCAGGACGTGCCCGTTTTTGCCGTCGTGGGCAAAGTCAACATGGGCAAGTCCTCAGTGTTAGCGACTTTGCTGGAAGTGGATGACGACCGGATTATCCGTATCAGTGCCACGCCGGGCGAAACGACACAATGCCAGGTGCTTCCCCTGGAGTTCGACGGACAGGAGTGTATCCGCTTCATCGATACCCCCGGTTTTTCCCGACCCATCGAAGCCATGCGCGAGATCCAACGTATTGCCGGGCACAGCCCTCCGGGGCTTGAGGCGGTCAAAACCTTCGTGGCGGAAAACAAAGAATCGGGGGAGTTTGATGATGAATGTCTGTTGTTAGGTCCCTTGGTGGACGGGGCAGGCCTGCTCTATATCATTGACCCCAGCAAACCCTTGCGTGATGAGTTTATCGCCGAAATGGAAATCCTGCGATGGACAGGACGCCGCCGCATGGCGCTCTTGAATGCCAAGGAGGATACCAATGATCATGAGCGAGCTTGGAGGGATCGACTCGGCAGTTACTTCAATTTGGTGAGAACCTTTAACGCCCATCACGCCAGATTCGATGAGCGGCGAAGGCTGTTGAAATCGCTCCTGGAAATTGACGAGGAACACGCGGGCGTAATTGGATCGACCATCCGTTTCCTCGACGACGAGTGGCGGCAGCGCAGAGAGGAAAGTGCCGAGGTCATCGTGGATGTGCTTGAAAAGGTGATGTTGCTTCGAGAGACACGCGTGCTCGATGAGCGTGATCTCGAAGTCGCCCATCGTCGTGAACGGGTGATGGATGAGATGGCGGCGGCCTATTACCAGCGCGTCACCACGATGGTGAAACAAGGGGTTGATCGCTTGCTCAAGATTTACCGTCACCACCTTGTCCAAATCGACTGGGAGGAGTTCGGGTTTGAAAACATTGATCTCGAAGCCGCGGAAACATGGTCGAAGTGGGGGCTCTCCCGCAGTCAGCTCGCGTGGGCGGGTGGTGCTGCTGGTGCCGCTGCCGGGGTCGCGGTCGACGTGGGCACCGGTGGACTGACCCATGGTGCCGGCACGTTGGTAGGCACACTTGCCGGAGCTGCGGCCGCCTTTTTCAAAGGCAATGAATTGCCTGATCTGAAAGTGGATGTCCGCGGAGGTGTCAAGCTTCAGAGTGGCGAAGGGAGGAAATTGGAACTCGGTCCGCCGAAAAACGAAAACTTCCCCTGGATCGTGTTAGACAGGCTGTTGGTGACATTCCGTGAGATCCAGAACCGCGCCCATGGCCGGCGCGACAAACAGCTCCTCAGCGGTGGGGAAGGTATGGTCAAGCAGATGGGCGCCAGCCAACGAAGCGCGCTTACAAAATGGCTGACCAGCTGTGCCAAAGGTGAGCCGGATCGTGGTATGGAGCCGGAAGTTTTCAGTCTATTGGTTGCGACACTTGAAGAAGTGGAGCAGAGTGATGAATTAAAACGGGATGAGTAA
- a CDS encoding 3-isopropylmalate dehydratase small subunit, with the protein MSIPSIKQVAGTAVYVPGADIDTDRIIPARFLKCITFDDLAEGLFYDVRFDGGGNPLGHPIDDARFAGASVMLAGPNFGCGSSREHAPQSIYRSGFRAIIAVSFAEIFFGNSTGIGMPCVCATMGQIETMAAAVEAEPKLKINIDLESMTVRYGETSIPVTMPDSAREALLSARWDPIAELLGNEAAIDARADALPYV; encoded by the coding sequence ATGTCCATACCATCTATCAAGCAAGTTGCCGGCACGGCGGTCTATGTCCCGGGTGCGGATATCGATACCGACCGCATCATCCCCGCACGTTTCCTGAAGTGCATCACCTTCGACGACCTCGCGGAAGGTTTGTTTTATGACGTCCGTTTTGATGGCGGGGGAAACCCACTGGGTCACCCGATTGATGATGCGCGTTTTGCGGGAGCCTCCGTGATGCTGGCCGGACCTAACTTTGGTTGCGGCTCATCGCGTGAGCACGCACCGCAGTCGATTTACCGTTCCGGTTTCCGCGCCATCATCGCAGTGAGTTTTGCCGAGATCTTTTTTGGTAATTCCACAGGGATAGGCATGCCGTGTGTCTGCGCCACGATGGGGCAGATCGAAACCATGGCTGCCGCTGTTGAGGCTGAGCCTAAGCTGAAAATCAACATCGACCTCGAATCCATGACGGTGCGTTACGGGGAAACATCCATTCCTGTCACGATGCCGGATTCCGCACGCGAGGCACTGCTGTCCGCCCGCTGGGACCCAATTGCCGAGCTGCTGGGGAACGAGGCCGCTATCGACGCCCGGGCGGATGCCCTGCCTTATGTGTAA
- the metH gene encoding methionine synthase, which produces MPRPDATTELTAALEQRILMLDGAMGTTIRGYGLKEADARGERFKDAPKDLLNNGDILTLTRPDVILDIHHRFLKAGSDIIETNSFSGTSIAQSEFFVEDPRESGEGRKDPDFYQKVLDNEFLKQLAWDLNVESAQLARKACDDVTEATGVKRYVAGSIGPMTVGLNNAAVDPDDPGFRTVTFDQVYEDYKRQILALVEGGVDILMVETIFDALNSKAALVACQDVFEEGGFKLPIIISAAVGRGGETMISAQKVEALWNAVAHVKPLAVGLNCSLGPDEMRPFISELSRVAESFVSCYPNAGMPDPLAPTGFPFLPDDMYDKLRDFSEAGFINLAGGCCGNTPEHIEAIARAVKGVTPRKRPTIEPLLRLSGTEAYNHSADKNFLMIGERTNVAGSPVFRKMIQEDRLEDALSVARQQVENGAPVIDICFDDGLIDGVEMMTRFLNLVQSEPDITKVPITVDSSKWEILHAGLKCLQGKGIVNSISLKEGEEAFKSHARTIMKFGAAAVVMAFDENGQAASYEEKIRICERAYRVLVDEVGFNPQDIIFDPNILTVATGIEEHNNYAVDFFQATKWIKENLPGAKVSGGVSNVSFSFRGNNPVREAMHSAFLYHAGKAGMDMGIVNAGMLEVYDEIKPEMLKHVEDVLLNRDPGATERLLDFAEQFKGVKKKAQETDLKWRELSVEKRLEHALLRGIDTFIVEDTEEARLKYKIPLKVIEGPLMDGMGVVGDLFGAGKMFLPQVVKSARVMKKSVAHLEPFMEEEKQIKITSIAAAMMAKDSSLTEHHAREEAEKSMTAGRIVMATVKGDVHDIGKNIVGVVLACNGFDVIDLGVMVPCEKILEIAAEKRADVIGLSGLITPSLDEMVNIAREMERRGLKTPILLGGATTSPAHTAVKIAPHYSGPVIHVLDASRSVPVTTALLSEDGHDKLVAENNAKHKKLRANFNNKDKATVSLEKARNNAPKFNWDDYQPAQPEFTGTRVIENQSLRELVDYIDWTPFFHAWELRGVWDRETQTLKTRNAEAAEVAQKLYADAQELLEDIIESKRFKAKGIYGFFPAYSEGDDIVLPDHGVTFHTLRQQLEKSSGKPNYALSDFVRDGGLQPPSQTRRLQTAVTDHIGGFVVGIHGADDWAAELREKHEVDSAIMVQAIADRLAEAFAELLHHRARVAWGYERPNEFNHNELIKEIYRGIRPAPGYPSQPDHTEKKALFKLLNATQQTDVALTESCAMHPGAAVSGLLFSHPESKYFAISDLQKDQVEDYAKRKGWTMDEAEKWLGPWLGY; this is translated from the coding sequence ATGCCAAGACCAGACGCGACCACCGAACTCACCGCAGCTCTCGAGCAACGTATCCTGATGCTCGATGGAGCCATGGGAACAACGATCCGTGGATATGGATTGAAGGAGGCGGACGCCCGGGGCGAGAGATTCAAGGATGCGCCCAAGGATCTGCTGAACAACGGGGATATCCTCACCCTGACCCGACCCGATGTCATTCTGGATATTCACCACCGCTTCCTCAAAGCGGGCTCGGATATTATCGAGACCAATTCCTTTTCCGGAACGTCGATTGCGCAGTCGGAGTTTTTTGTCGAGGACCCGCGCGAATCCGGCGAGGGGCGGAAAGATCCTGATTTCTATCAAAAAGTGCTCGATAACGAGTTCCTCAAGCAGCTCGCCTGGGACCTCAATGTGGAATCTGCGCAACTGGCACGCAAGGCATGTGACGATGTCACCGAAGCCACCGGGGTAAAACGCTACGTCGCCGGCTCTATCGGACCGATGACTGTGGGTCTGAACAACGCCGCCGTGGACCCCGATGATCCGGGTTTCCGGACGGTGACATTTGATCAGGTCTACGAGGATTACAAACGCCAGATTCTCGCCCTTGTGGAGGGTGGTGTGGATATCCTGATGGTCGAAACCATTTTCGACGCCCTGAACTCGAAGGCCGCCCTTGTTGCCTGCCAGGATGTTTTTGAAGAAGGTGGCTTCAAGCTCCCCATCATCATCTCCGCCGCTGTCGGCAGAGGAGGGGAAACGATGATCTCGGCACAAAAAGTCGAGGCCCTCTGGAATGCCGTGGCACATGTCAAACCGCTTGCCGTGGGACTGAACTGCTCGCTCGGCCCCGATGAGATGCGCCCGTTTATTTCCGAACTCAGCCGGGTGGCTGAAAGCTTTGTCTCCTGCTACCCGAATGCCGGTATGCCCGACCCGCTGGCGCCAACCGGTTTTCCGTTTTTACCCGATGACATGTATGACAAGCTGCGCGACTTCTCCGAGGCCGGCTTTATCAACCTCGCCGGTGGTTGCTGTGGCAACACACCCGAACACATCGAGGCTATCGCCCGCGCCGTCAAGGGAGTCACACCGCGCAAACGCCCGACCATCGAGCCACTGCTCCGACTCTCCGGAACCGAAGCGTATAACCACTCGGCCGATAAAAACTTCCTCATGATCGGCGAGCGCACCAACGTTGCCGGTTCACCTGTTTTCAGGAAAATGATCCAGGAGGACCGACTCGAAGACGCTCTCAGTGTGGCGCGTCAACAGGTTGAAAATGGTGCCCCGGTGATCGATATCTGCTTTGACGACGGACTGATCGACGGTGTCGAAATGATGACCCGTTTCTTGAACCTTGTGCAATCGGAGCCCGACATCACCAAGGTGCCGATCACGGTGGATTCATCAAAATGGGAGATTCTCCATGCTGGCCTGAAGTGTCTTCAGGGCAAGGGCATTGTCAATTCCATCTCCCTCAAGGAAGGTGAGGAGGCATTTAAATCCCACGCCCGCACCATCATGAAGTTCGGCGCCGCAGCGGTCGTGATGGCCTTTGACGAAAATGGCCAGGCCGCTTCCTACGAAGAGAAAATCCGCATCTGCGAACGCGCTTACCGCGTTTTAGTCGATGAAGTGGGATTCAATCCGCAGGACATCATCTTCGACCCTAACATACTTACCGTCGCCACTGGCATTGAGGAACACAACAACTACGCCGTTGATTTTTTCCAAGCCACCAAGTGGATCAAGGAGAACCTCCCCGGAGCCAAGGTTTCCGGCGGCGTCTCCAACGTCTCCTTCTCCTTCCGTGGCAACAACCCGGTGCGCGAGGCGATGCACTCCGCCTTCCTTTACCACGCCGGTAAGGCGGGTATGGATATGGGTATCGTCAATGCCGGCATGCTGGAAGTCTACGATGAGATCAAACCGGAGATGCTTAAACACGTCGAGGACGTACTGCTCAACCGTGACCCGGGTGCGACTGAACGGCTGCTCGACTTTGCGGAGCAATTCAAGGGTGTTAAAAAGAAAGCCCAGGAAACCGATCTCAAGTGGCGTGAGCTGTCGGTGGAAAAGCGCCTCGAACACGCGCTTCTCCGGGGTATCGATACGTTTATTGTCGAAGACACCGAGGAAGCCCGGCTCAAGTACAAGATTCCGCTCAAGGTCATCGAAGGTCCGCTGATGGATGGCATGGGGGTTGTAGGCGACCTCTTTGGGGCCGGGAAGATGTTCCTGCCCCAGGTGGTGAAATCAGCCCGTGTGATGAAAAAGTCCGTTGCCCACCTCGAGCCGTTTATGGAGGAGGAGAAGCAGATCAAGATCACCTCCATCGCGGCAGCGATGATGGCAAAGGACAGCTCACTGACCGAGCATCATGCCCGTGAGGAAGCGGAGAAATCCATGACCGCCGGTCGTATCGTCATGGCTACCGTCAAAGGTGACGTGCACGATATTGGCAAAAACATTGTCGGCGTCGTCCTCGCCTGCAACGGCTTCGATGTCATCGACCTCGGGGTCATGGTCCCCTGCGAAAAAATCCTCGAGATCGCCGCTGAAAAACGCGCCGATGTCATCGGCCTCTCCGGCCTGATCACTCCATCACTCGATGAAATGGTCAATATCGCCAGGGAAATGGAACGACGCGGACTCAAGACCCCTATTTTGTTAGGAGGTGCCACAACAAGCCCGGCGCACACCGCCGTGAAAATCGCCCCGCACTACAGCGGCCCGGTCATTCACGTACTCGACGCCTCACGCTCGGTTCCCGTGACCACCGCACTGCTCAGCGAGGACGGGCATGACAAGCTGGTCGCTGAGAATAATGCTAAACACAAAAAGCTCAGAGCCAATTTCAACAACAAGGACAAGGCTACTGTTAGCCTCGAAAAAGCGCGTAATAACGCCCCTAAGTTCAACTGGGACGACTATCAACCTGCCCAACCTGAATTCACCGGCACCCGGGTCATCGAAAACCAGTCGCTCCGTGAGTTGGTTGATTACATCGACTGGACCCCCTTCTTCCATGCCTGGGAACTCCGCGGTGTTTGGGACAGGGAAACCCAAACCCTAAAAACCAGGAATGCGGAGGCAGCGGAAGTTGCCCAAAAACTCTACGCCGATGCCCAGGAACTGCTGGAAGACATCATCGAATCCAAACGGTTCAAAGCCAAGGGCATCTATGGATTTTTCCCCGCCTATTCCGAGGGCGACGACATCGTCCTACCCGATCACGGCGTCACCTTCCACACCCTGAGGCAGCAGCTTGAAAAATCCTCCGGCAAACCCAACTACGCGTTGAGTGATTTTGTCCGTGACGGCGGTTTGCAACCGCCAAGTCAGACGAGGCGGTTGCAAACCGCCGTCACAGACCACATCGGTGGCTTTGTGGTGGGTATCCATGGTGCAGACGACTGGGCTGCGGAGCTGCGGGAAAAACATGAAGTGGACTCCGCCATCATGGTGCAGGCCATTGCCGACCGTCTGGCCGAAGCCTTTGCCGAACTCCTGCACCATCGTGCCCGCGTCGCATGGGGATATGAACGTCCTAACGAGTTTAACCACAACGAGCTGATCAAGGAGATCTACCGGGGTATCCGCCCGGCTCCAGGTTATCCGTCCCAGCCCGACCACACGGAAAAGAAAGCCCTGTTTAAACTACTGAACGCCACCCAACAGACCGACGTCGCCCTCACCGAATCCTGTGCGATGCACCCTGGCGCCGCCGTTTCGGGTCTGCTTTTCTCCCACCCCGAAAGCAAGTATTTTGCCATCAGCGATCTGCAGAAAGACCAGGTGGAAGACTACGCCAAACGCAAGGGATGGACCATGGATGAAGCCGAAAAATGGCTCGGCCCGTGGCTCGGCTACTAA
- a CDS encoding YnbE family lipoprotein → MKVPYCFPLFATFAAVSGFTSCAKVKVEPIEVKPIEINVNVRVTVQKELDNFFGDLDAKEQKIAN, encoded by the coding sequence ATGAAAGTACCGTATTGTTTTCCCCTGTTTGCCACATTCGCCGCCGTATCTGGTTTCACCAGCTGTGCCAAGGTGAAGGTGGAGCCGATCGAAGTCAAACCCATCGAGATTAACGTCAATGTCCGGGTCACGGTGCAGAAGGAGCTGGATAATTTCTTTGGTGACCTCGATGCCAAGGAACAGAAAATCGCTAACTAA